The Saccharomonospora glauca K62 genome has a segment encoding these proteins:
- a CDS encoding spermidine synthase, which produces MSTRIVEPMSEGLTRVWEVPEVILDTHTAYQHVVIGRTAQGVSLFCDNERQSTEASQLVYHEALMVPPMLLADSVERVLIIGSSEGVASQLAVAYGAREVDHVDIDAETVRACARHLPYGYTPEELVAAERGDGPVRVHYRDGWDFLSTATGGYDVVVIDLPDENTDPQAQHNRLYGKDFLRRCANVLAPGGVVCCQAGCPTLWRNDTLITAWERFNEIFDTVVYFGSDEHEWAFLSGRPNARSAPVEAMTEALARSAYRPESIDADTLRGCTVPPRSVRLKASGPR; this is translated from the coding sequence ATGAGCACACGAATCGTCGAGCCGATGAGCGAGGGACTCACCCGCGTCTGGGAGGTCCCCGAGGTGATTCTCGACACTCACACCGCCTACCAACACGTGGTGATCGGCCGCACGGCCCAGGGCGTCTCGCTGTTCTGCGACAACGAACGCCAGAGCACCGAGGCCAGCCAGCTGGTCTATCACGAGGCGCTCATGGTGCCGCCGATGCTGCTCGCCGACTCGGTCGAGCGGGTACTGATCATCGGGTCCAGCGAGGGGGTCGCCAGCCAGCTCGCCGTCGCGTACGGCGCGCGAGAGGTCGACCACGTCGACATCGACGCCGAGACCGTCCGGGCGTGCGCCCGGCACTTGCCCTACGGCTACACCCCCGAGGAGCTGGTCGCGGCCGAGCGAGGTGACGGTCCCGTCCGCGTCCACTACCGCGACGGTTGGGACTTCTTGTCCACCGCGACGGGCGGGTACGACGTCGTGGTGATCGACCTTCCCGACGAGAACACCGATCCGCAGGCTCAGCACAACCGGCTCTACGGCAAGGACTTCCTGCGCCGCTGCGCGAACGTCCTGGCGCCGGGCGGGGTGGTCTGCTGCCAGGCGGGGTGTCCCACGCTGTGGCGCAACGACACACTGATCACCGCGTGGGAACGCTTCAACGAGATCTTCGACACGGTCGTCTACTTCGGCTCCGACGAGCACGAGTGGGCGTTCCTGTCGGGACGCCCAAACGCGCGAAGCGCCCCGGTCGAAGCGATGACCGAGGCGCTCGCGAGGTCGGCCTACCGGCCGGAGTCCATCGACGCCGACACGCTGCGGGGCTGCACCGTGCCGCCGCGTTCGGTCCGTCTCAAAGCTTCCGGCCCTCGCTGA
- a CDS encoding type III PLP-dependent enzyme produces the protein MNDTVTRIRAFLDTHRPPTPCLVVDVDTVVDRYRRLRETFSGARVQYAVKANPHPAVLRALVAEGAAFDVASPGEIDLCLAVGAEPGALSYGNTIKKPSDIAHAHAAGVREYTFDAESDVDNLARHAPGAQVSARVLVQDGPDSVTPFGHKFGCHADEAVRLLLRAAERGLDPVGVSFHVGSQQLTPDAWDVAVSSAAKVFTAVAEHGVALRRLNVGGGFGISYRDPAPAMSAYAEAVTSAVRTHFAHPPELVCEPGRAVVAEAGLIRSEVVVVSRKLPTDPHRWVYLDVGRYNGLAETENEAIAYRLDVVGSHSQEDGPVIIAGPTCDGDDVLYRRTPYRLPLSLRAGDVIDILAAGAYTASYSSVAFNGIEPLRTYCISEGRLISAE, from the coding sequence GTGAACGACACGGTCACCCGCATCCGCGCCTTCCTCGACACGCACCGACCTCCGACCCCGTGCCTCGTGGTGGACGTCGACACCGTGGTCGACCGCTACCGACGACTCCGGGAAACGTTTTCGGGGGCCCGCGTGCAGTACGCGGTGAAGGCGAACCCGCACCCCGCGGTGCTCCGAGCACTCGTGGCCGAGGGCGCCGCGTTCGACGTGGCCAGCCCCGGCGAGATCGACCTCTGCCTGGCCGTCGGGGCCGAGCCCGGCGCGCTGTCCTACGGCAACACGATCAAGAAACCGTCCGACATCGCCCACGCCCACGCGGCGGGCGTCCGGGAGTACACCTTCGACGCCGAGAGCGACGTGGACAACCTCGCCCGGCACGCGCCGGGAGCCCAGGTGTCGGCACGAGTGCTCGTGCAGGACGGCCCCGACTCGGTCACCCCGTTCGGCCACAAGTTCGGCTGCCACGCCGACGAGGCCGTCCGACTGCTGCTGCGCGCGGCGGAACGGGGCCTGGACCCCGTCGGCGTCAGCTTCCACGTGGGCTCGCAACAGCTCACCCCCGACGCCTGGGACGTGGCGGTCTCCTCGGCCGCGAAGGTGTTCACGGCCGTCGCCGAACACGGCGTGGCCCTGCGCCGCCTCAACGTCGGCGGGGGCTTCGGCATCTCGTACCGCGACCCCGCACCCGCCATGAGCGCGTACGCCGAGGCCGTCACCTCCGCCGTGCGCACCCACTTCGCGCACCCGCCCGAGCTGGTGTGCGAGCCGGGACGCGCCGTGGTCGCCGAGGCGGGCCTCATCCGCAGCGAGGTCGTCGTCGTGTCGCGCAAGCTCCCCACGGACCCGCACCGGTGGGTGTACCTCGACGTCGGCCGCTACAACGGTCTGGCCGAGACCGAGAACGAGGCGATCGCCTATCGGCTCGATGTCGTGGGCTCGCACTCACAAGAAGACGGCCCTGTGATCATCGCCGGACCGACGTGCGATGGTGACGACGTGCTCTACCGAAGGACGCCGTACCGGCTGCCGCTGTCGCTACGAGCCGGCGACGTGATCGACATCCTCGCGGCCGGCGCGTACACGGCGAGCTACTCGTCGGTGGCGTTCAACGGGATCGAGCCCTTGCGTACGTACTGCATTTCCGAAGGGAGGCTGATCAGTGCCGAGTGA
- the speD gene encoding adenosylmethionine decarboxylase encodes MPSEFVPVGVFSGKHVLAELDGIDPRLLDDEEFLRTTLESTLTDAGATVCDVITHRFEPQGVTVLAMLAESHASLHTYPEIGAMFVDVFTCGERADPELAVRLLAAALGTEPESMSTISRGRRPAKVGK; translated from the coding sequence GTGCCGAGTGAGTTCGTGCCGGTTGGCGTGTTCTCCGGCAAGCACGTCCTCGCGGAGCTGGACGGGATCGACCCGCGGCTGCTCGACGACGAGGAGTTCCTGCGTACCACTTTGGAGAGCACACTGACCGACGCCGGCGCGACGGTGTGCGACGTCATCACCCACCGCTTCGAACCCCAGGGCGTGACCGTGCTGGCGATGCTGGCGGAGTCACACGCGTCCCTTCACACCTATCCGGAGATCGGGGCCATGTTCGTCGACGTCTTCACCTGCGGCGAGCGGGCCGATCCGGAACTCGCCGTGCGCCTGCTGGCGGCCGCGCTCGGCACCGAGCCCGAGTCCATGTCCACGATCAGCCGAGGTCGACGGCCCGCGAAAGTGGGGAAGTAG